In Uranotaenia lowii strain MFRU-FL chromosome 2, ASM2978415v1, whole genome shotgun sequence, one genomic interval encodes:
- the LOC129743263 gene encoding uncharacterized protein LOC129743263 yields MPKTKSDERVEDAIIRRKAILTNLSDVERFTREFNVDRDVGRLQVRQDLVDRIYDQFQKAQTVIEKWDGPDRLEMRLAERSTIEERFCEVKAFLLNNIPERLSSSTSAEPTAPTNTAMFHLRLPKIDLPRFDGDFSRWLSFRDTFKSMVHSNPDVPAVAKLQYLLQSLEGEAKKPFESVNVEADSYLITWEALMKRYDNQRYLKRQLFRAMYDLQPLREESSKDLHTLTDDFDRHVKAMAKLGEPVGYWDTPLVNLLCYKLDPTTLRAWEEKTSDLRDITYQELIDFLYSRAMMLKTIVSEEQRNLQTIPARMTGSQPKKAFRLVANPVASDPKPDLPVCVVCSERHHLFRCRKFASFSPNNRRQVVTSHRLCWNCFNSGHLARNCSSRHTCRFCNGKHHSLLHDAIKTTTFNSLPEPTSPLLNSPLPATQRSTAPPDVDPQPSTSSQQVCMTVQASNSTVLLETVMLLVVDSTGKEIPARALLDSASMCSFMTKKLANTLDLRRSTVDIAVSGIGESSKQIKRQLTAKIRSTVTKYATELNFLILKRPTVCLPTVKIDVAAWKIPDVDLADPHFFIPADIDLIVGGEVYHELHGGSKISLGNEMPTLVETVFGWAVSGSVPINSSETPRLCHLTTIDRYQDQSSERFWKLESLLPSQALSAEETKCEEVFSATTTRDSSGRFVVRLPLTSDPLVRVGESRSIAERHFGSLERRLKRDPATREAYVCFMADYERLGHMIKLTDPVDDSVPHCYLPHHPVFKESSNSTKVRVVFDASCKTSTSYSINDMQLVGPTIQDDLLSIIMRFRTHPIALVADIEKMYRQIQLHLDDCTNQRILWRQSPEEPLATFEMQTLTYGFASAPFLATRTLQRLAEDEVNRFPVAAPAASAGFPLEKWASNVPEALRASYQADWKEFHSTQDTIATIQVPRYVFSANATSYQLHFFSNCLRYFRSLKAAARKSERDPFRALTTADLVELALCRLARKQSFLEELATLASIGRLPPSSQLKYIRTKLDSGGVIRIREVLANATVPEATKHQIVLLAKHPFSKLLAKFYHGNLFHAGPQLMLATIRQKYWIIGGRNLVRRTFHECHTCFRSRPKMIQLMNVGNPLENQKAAIPGNNQ; encoded by the coding sequence ATGCCGAAAACCAAGTCAGACGAAAGAGTGGAGGATGCCATCATTCGTCGCAAGGCTATTCTGACAAACCTATCGGATGTGGAAAGGTTTACGAGAGAGTTCAACGTGGATCGTGATGTTGGGCGCCTCCAAGTTCGTCAAGATCTAGTTGATAGGATCTACGACCAGTTCCAGAAGGCGCAAACCGTCATCGAGAAGTGGGATGGGCCAGACCGGCTCGAAATGCGTTTGGCTGAGAGATCGACCATCGAGGAAAGGTTTTGCGAGGTGAAAGCATTCCTTTTGAACAACATACCGGAAAGGTTGAGTAGTTCTACATCAGCAGAGCCGACCGCACCAACCAATACAGCTATGTTTCACCTACGCCTGCCCAAAATAGATCTACCGAGGTTCGATGGTGATTTTTCCCGATGGTTGTCGTTCCGAGACACGTTCAAGTCCATGGTGCACTCGAATCCAGATGTTCCAGCGGTTGCAAAGCTGCAGTACCTGCTACAGAGTTTGGAAGGCGAAGCCAAGAAACCTTTTGAGTCCGTAAACGTTGAGGCTGACAGTTATCTCATCACTTGGGAAGCGTTGATGAAGAGGTATGATAACCAGCGGTACCTGAAACGACAGCTCTTCAGGGCAATGTATGACCTCCAACCTTTGAGAGAGGAGTCTTCGAAGGATCTTCATACCTTGACGGATGACTTTGATCGCCATGTGAAGGCCATGGCTAAACTGGGTGAGCCGGTAGGTTACTGGGATACCCCGCTAGTGAATCTACTGTGCTACAAGCTGGATCCAACGACACTTCGAGCCTGGGAGGAAAAAACAAGCGACCTGAGAGACATCACTTACCAAGAGTTGATCGATTTCCTGTATTCTCGAGCGATGATGCTGAAGACGATCGTCTCAGAAGAACAGCGCAATCTGCAAACGATTCCAGCGAGGATGACGGGATCCCAACCGAAGAAGGCGTTCCGATTAGTGGCCAATCCTGTTGCGTCTGATCCAAAACCCGATTTACCCGTGTGCGTAGTATGTTCCGAACGACACCATCTATTTCGCTGTAGGAAATTCGCCAGTTTCTCACCCAATAACCGTCGTCAAGTTGTTACATCCCATCGATTGTGTTGGAATTGTTTCAATTCCGGCCATTTAGCTCGAAACTGTTCCTCCAGACACACTTGTCGTTTCTGTAATGGAAAGCATCATTCTCTCCTCCACGATGCAATCAAGACCACCACCTTCAATTCACTACCGGAACCAACGTCGCCATTGTTGAATTCGCCCCTACCAGCTACGCAGCGCAGTACCGCTCCTCCAGATGTAGATCCGCAACCATCAACTTCGAGCCAACAAGTGTGTATGACTGTTCAGGCATCAAACAGTACAGTTTTGCTTGAAACAGTAATGCTTTTGGTGGTTGACAGTACGGGGAAGGAAATTCCGGCGCGAGCGCTACTGGATTCTGCTAGTATGTGTAGCTTCATGACGAAGAAGTTAGCCAACACTCTCGACCTCCGCCGTTCTACCGTAGACATAGCCGTTTCAGGGATTGGTGAATCATCCAAGCAGATCAAGCGCCAGTTGACTGCGAAGATTCGCTCAACCGTAACCAAGTACGCAACGGAGTTAAATTTCCTTATCCTCAAAAGGCCAACAGTCTGCCTACCGActgtgaaaattgatgttgcTGCTTGGAAAATTCCCGACGTTGACCTGGCTGATCCACATTTCTTCATTCCTGCGGACATTGATCTCATCGTTGGCGGAGAAGTGTACCACGAACTTCACGGCGGCAGCAAGATTTCCCTCGGCAATGAAATGCCGACTCTAGTTGAGACTGTGTTTGGATGGGCTGTATCCGGATCGGTTCCAATAAATTCCTCCGAAACTCCCCGGTTATGCCATCTTACGACCATCGATCGATACCAAGATCAATCCTCCGAAAGGTTCTGGAAACTCGAATCTCTGTTGCCGTCTCAAGCTCTGTCAGCTGAAGAAACAAAGTGTGAAGAAGTGTTCAGTGCTACCACCACTCGCGATTCGTCCGGTCGTTTCGTAGTTAGATTGCCACTCACTAGCGATCCCCTGGTACGTGTTGGTGAATCAAGATCCATCGCCGAGCGCCACTTCGGAAGTCTAGAGAGGAGACTTAAGCGAGATCCTGCCACTCGAGAAGCCTACGTTTGTTTCATGGCCGACTACGAACGTTTGGGCCACATGATCAAGTTGACTGATCCAGTAGACGACTCTGTCCCCCACTGCTATCTACCACATCATCCAGTCTTCAAGGAGTCAAGCAACAGCACCAAGGTCCGTGTTGTTTTTGACGCTTCGTGCAAGACATCAACCAGTTACTCCATCAACGATATGCAGTTGGTGGGACCTACTATCCAGGACGATCTACTGTCGATCATTATGCGCTTCCGAACCCACCCAATCGCACTCGTAGCCGACATTGAAAAGATGTACCGCCAAATACAACTGCACCTAGACGACTGTACGAACCAACGAATTCTCTGGCGCCAAAGTCCCGAAGAGCCTCTCGCAACGTTTGAGATGCAGACTTTGACGTACGGTTTCGCTTCAGCACCATTTTTGGCCACTCGCACATTACAACGCCTCGCTGAGGATGAAGTCAATCGTTTTCCTGTTGCCGCCCCAGCTGCTTCTGCTGGTTTTCCACTCGAGAAATGGGCATCCAATGTCCCTGAAGCGCTTCGAGCGTCGTACCAAGCAGATTGGAAGGAGTTTCACAGCACGCAAGATACAATCGCTACGATCCAAGTTCCTCGCTACGTGTTTTCCGCCAATGCCACTTCTTACCAATTGCATTTCTTCTCGAACTGCCTACGATACTTCCGCTCGTTGAAAGCTGCTGCACGGAAGTCGGAAAGGGATCCATTCCGAGCGCTAACCACCGCCGATCTGGTAGAGTTGGCTCTGTGTCGTCTTGCCCGGAAACAGAGTTTTCTTGAGGAGTTAGCCACCCTTGCATCGATCGGCCGTCTTCCACCTTCATCGCAGTTGAAGTACATCCGCACAAAACTGGATTCGGGTGGAGTCATTCGGATAAGAGAAGTTCTGGCCAATGCAACCGTTCCGGAAGCTACGAAACATCAAATTGTTCTGCTCGCGAAACACccattttcaaaactgttggcGAAGTTTTATCATGGGAATTTATTTCACGCCGGCCCACAACTAATGCTCGCCACGATCCGTCAAAAATATTGGATCATTGGTGGACGCAACCTAGTGCGCCGCACATTCCATGAATGCCACACGTGTTTCCGAAGCAGACCGAAGATGATCCAGCTGATGAATGTGGGCAACCCGTTGGAGAACCAAAAAGCTGCAATCCCTGGGAACAACCAATGA